The sequence ATTTCCCGAAACTCGCGCATGCCTTTTGGATCCAAGCCATTCATCGGTTCATCCAAAAGCAGCAAATCTGGTTGATGTAATATAGCTTGCGCTACACCCAATCTTTGACGCATGCCTAAAGAGTAAGTTTTGACCTTTTGATCAATGTTATTTTCAAGATGAACACTGTGAATCACCTGAATTAATTCATCATCTGTAATTGGTTTGGGTGACATCCTAACATACTGTTTTAAATTTTCCATCCCCGTCATATAGTTATAAAATTCAGGATTTTCAACAATTGCACCGACGTGAGCCATTGCTTCTTTAAAGTTTGTAGAAAGTGATTGACCGTCGATTTGAATCGATCCTGCATCATGACTCATTAGCCCTACTAACATCCGAATAATCGTTGTTTTCCCTGCTCCATTAGGTCCTAATAAACCAGTTACTTTCCCACTTTTAACATTAAATGAAGCATCTTTAATAATTGTTTTTTTGCCGACACTTTTTGAAATATTTTTTACTTCTAATACTTGTTTATTTTCCATGATTTACCTTCTTTCTGCTTCAATATATTTCTTCAAAATAAAAATACTAACCACACAGCTAATCACAAGTAAAAATCCATCAAAAATTAGATCTTCTAAATACAACGGAACATACCCTACAGTAATTTTAAACTGATGACTATCAATAAATGCGATTTTTTTGTAACCATTTAATAGTTGATCGCTGACGATGACTTCTGCCGCAAACAAAAATAGAAAGAGTACATATTTTGATACTCTTTGCAATCTAACAGGCGCATTCATGCTAATCAGACTGCTTAATAAATAGACAAACTGGACATAAATTGATGTAGAAAAGAAAAAATAACTGGCAATCAAAAGATGTTTCCAATACTCTTGAAAATTTGCCATATCTGCTTGTTTATCCAAAATAAAAACTAACCCGACAAGACACAAATAGTAACAAAACATGAAGAATATGGTTGTAATCCAGCTAAAGAGAATATTACTAAAATAAAATTTTGCTTCACTGATTGGTAGTAAACGATACTGACTTTTTTTCCAAACTTTGATTTGTCGATACATTTCCCAGATAAAATGAGCGAATAGAAAGAAAAACACCATAATCAATACAAATTGAGCAATTCCTTGAAAATGCATTTGTTGAAATCCTACTTTATAAATCATAAAACCACTGAGAAGTAGAAATGAAAAACTACTAAACATCCAAAACAAACGGCTCTCTTTCCTATATTCATTCCATAACTGCCACATTTATTTATCCCCCGCTTCCACATACCGATTAATTAGCCAGATGCTTAGGTTAAAATAAAGACAAGCCGTTACTAATTGCAACATTACTCGAAAATAGATTTCTTGCTTCAGACCAAAAGTATTCCGCACAAGCCCTTTTAAGATGCCCAAGTCAAATCCTGAAAAATGATCCATTAAAATCATAAAGACTATAAATAATAAGATTTCAACTATCCAACGAAATCTCTTTTGGATAAACTGCTTACTCGCAGAGTAAATAAAAATTAAAAATTGTACCACTAAAAATAAAACGACTATATCAACAATTGCAGCCACTCCCTCGATCCACGTTGTGCATAGATCAAATGGTATATTAATTATCGTATAATTTACCACCACTCCAATAAACGCATTTCCTATGAAAAAAACAAATCCCACGATCGTACTGAAAATAACGTTATAAAAATACAGTTTTCCTGTACTAATTGGCAGTAATCGATAGTCAGTTTCCCGAAAAAATTGATAAATGCGATTAGATTCTAGTACAAAAAAGAGCAGCAAAAAAATCATGATCGAAAAAGCTAAAAATGCTGCACTAAAATCAGTCGATTGTTGCTTGACGTTATATACATTTACAAGCCCTAAGAAGATTGTCAAAAGACACGTAACACTATAAACTAAAATAAGTGTCTTTGAGAAAAATAACCGAAATAGCTTAATCATATTTCGTACACCTCTCGATACAAATCTTCTAAGTCTTTATGTTTTACTTCTTTGATTGTTTCTAAAGATTCATGAAGTATGATCTGACCATCACGTAAAAACATTACTTCATCAATAATATTTTCAATTTCTCTTAACTGATGCGTAGTGATAATGATGGTACTTTCTTCGTCAAACCACTGCAACAATGATTGTATGATTTTTTCTCTTGATAATAAATCTACTCCGCTCAATGGTTCATCTAATAAATATAATTTTGCTTTTCTAGCCAACGTCATACTTAAAGCAAATTTTTCTGTATTTCCTTTTGACAAGTTCCCTATTTTTTCTGACTCACTCAAATTCATAAATCGCAATAATTCGTAAGCTCTTCGCTTATCAAAATCTGAGTAAAAACGTGCATAAAATGAAATGACCTCTTCTATTTGCACGTTAGATTGAAAATTATTCTGATCTTCTAAATAAGCCACAAAAGACTTCGTTTTTGTCCCAACGACACAGTTATCAATTAAAATCTGACCTTTCCAATTCAAAGCTAAACCAGAAAGCAAGCGCATGATCGTTGTTTTTCCAGAGCCATTCTCCCCAATCAGTGCAATGATTTTTCCTGATGAAACAGAAAAATTCAACTGATTAAAAATTTGTTTCCTTCCCTTACGATAACTCAATTGTTCAATCTTAACTAATTCCTTCATGGTTATTTCTTCCTTTCAATATACTCTCCCAATAACTGTTTAGCTTGTTCATCTGCCCAACCAAATTTTTTCATTTCTGCTAAAAAATTTTCGATTACTTGGCCAACTGCCTGGTTTTGTAATTGAGCAATTTTTTCAGTATCTTCTGTTACGAAACGACCTAATCCACGTTTAGAAAATAAAATATCCTCACGCTCTAATTCTTGCAACGCACGTTGAACGGTATTTGGATTTGTAGCTAACTCGACCGCCATCTCTCTTAC is a genomic window of Enterococcus haemoperoxidus ATCC BAA-382 containing:
- a CDS encoding GntR family transcriptional regulator; translation: MDFHTDRPIYLQIMDFIIQQIVSGKLEPGDKVKAVREMAVELATNPNTVQRALQELEREDILFSKRGLGRFVTEDTEKIAQLQNQAVGQVIENFLAEMKKFGWADEQAKQLLGEYIERKK
- a CDS encoding ATP-binding cassette domain-containing protein: MKELVKIEQLSYRKGRKQIFNQLNFSVSSGKIIALIGENGSGKTTIMRLLSGLALNWKGQILIDNCVVGTKTKSFVAYLEDQNNFQSNVQIEEVISFYARFYSDFDKRRAYELLRFMNLSESEKIGNLSKGNTEKFALSMTLARKAKLYLLDEPLSGVDLLSREKIIQSLLQWFDEESTIIITTHQLREIENIIDEVMFLRDGQIILHESLETIKEVKHKDLEDLYREVYEI
- a CDS encoding ABC transporter ATP-binding protein, whose product is MENKQVLEVKNISKSVGKKTIIKDASFNVKSGKVTGLLGPNGAGKTTIIRMLVGLMSHDAGSIQIDGQSLSTNFKEAMAHVGAIVENPEFYNYMTGMENLKQYVRMSPKPITDDELIQVIHSVHLENNIDQKVKTYSLGMRQRLGVAQAILHQPDLLLLDEPMNGLDPKGMREFREMIQALKNQGVGVLISSHQLSDMELLCDDLVIVQKGEITYVGPMNNQEDENKLILLLETDQQQAALSFLKEQEYSVNVDGNYLKIELLEDTRTVLVKQLVDKGIGIKELKVHVDSLEENFLRWTEDGGL